The Argentina anserina chromosome 3, drPotAnse1.1, whole genome shotgun sequence genome includes a region encoding these proteins:
- the LOC126789090 gene encoding uncharacterized protein LOC126789090 isoform X2, which produces MVSVESKVKRRRLMMPDKLGKSGESFPTSEYKVNMGENGESSHKVATQSRLTIRTACNPKQLWVCQIQRKPQLICGASNTFLVRVMRR; this is translated from the exons ATGGTTTCAGTCGAGTCGAAGGTTAAACGCAGAAGGTTGATGATGCCAGATAAACTG GGTAAATCTGGTGAATCATTCCCTACTAGTGAGTATAAAGTGAATATGGGTGAGAATGGTGAAAGTTCCCATAAAGTGGCAACTCAAAGTAGGCTGACTATAAGAACTGCCTGCAATCCGAAACAGTTGTGGGTTTGTCAAATCCAAAGGAAACCGCAATTAATATGCGGTGCTTCTAACACATTTCTTGTTAGAGTTATGCGTAGATGA
- the LOC126789090 gene encoding uncharacterized protein LOC126789090 isoform X1, whose translation MTYLFFFSIDVYFCHRKMVSVESKVKRRRLMMPDKLGKSGESFPTSEYKVNMGENGESSHKVATQSRLTIRTACNPKQLWVCQIQRKPQLICGASNTFLVRVMRR comes from the exons ATGACATacctcttctttttttcaatAGATGTCTATTTCTGCCACAGGAAAATGGTTTCAGTCGAGTCGAAGGTTAAACGCAGAAGGTTGATGATGCCAGATAAACTG GGTAAATCTGGTGAATCATTCCCTACTAGTGAGTATAAAGTGAATATGGGTGAGAATGGTGAAAGTTCCCATAAAGTGGCAACTCAAAGTAGGCTGACTATAAGAACTGCCTGCAATCCGAAACAGTTGTGGGTTTGTCAAATCCAAAGGAAACCGCAATTAATATGCGGTGCTTCTAACACATTTCTTGTTAGAGTTATGCGTAGATGA